A section of the Humulus lupulus chromosome 2, drHumLupu1.1, whole genome shotgun sequence genome encodes:
- the LOC133816911 gene encoding putative phospholipid:diacylglycerol acyltransferase 2 — MCKVQSFWAMGSVLRFRKLCFVEPVVGFHCTTTTQKNEEKDENGVVLKDEDKENKKKRSKKQPKEWRCVDSCCWFIGYLCTTWWLLLFLYHSLPPTITGFHVPESPGERLRREGLTPLHPVVMVPGIVTGGLELWEGRPCSEGLFRKRLWGGSFTEIFKRPLCWLEHLSLHNETGLDPPGIRVRAVSGLVAADYFAPGYFVWAVLIENLAKIGYEGKDMYMAAYDWRLSFQNTEIRDQALSRLKSKIELMYVTNGYKKVVVVPHSMGVIYFLHFMKWVESPPPMGGGGGPDWCAKHIKAIMNIGPAFLGVPKAVSNLFSAEGKDVAFLRAMAPGVLDYDILGLQTLEHLMRVSRTWDSTISLLPKGGDTIWGNLDWSPEEGLSCDLDKRGNTQQLSSSDTNFNHSDGGRGFRIKEPVKYGRIISFGKAASQIPSSHLPPPDLKELLQMRSSTGLNLSCSGEVWTEYDEVSRENIRKLAENKAYTAENAFDLLRFVAPKLMQRAEAHFSHGIADNLDDPKYTHYKYWSNPLETKLPHAPDMEIYSLYGVGIPTERSYVYKMSPSSKCKSIPFRIDSSADGQADSCLKNGVYFVDGDESVPVLSAGFMCAKGWRGKTRFNPSGIATYIREYRHKAPSSLLQGRGLESGAHVDIMGNVALIEDVLRVAAGASGKDIGGDRIHSDIMKMSQRINLQL, encoded by the exons ATGTGTAAAGTTCAAAGCTTTTGGGCCATGGGTTCCGTTCTTCGGTTTAGGAAGCTTTGCTTTGTGGAGCCAGTAGTAGGGTTTCATTGTACTACGACGACCCAAAAGAATGAAGAGAAAGATGAGAACGGTGTCGTTTTAAAAGATGAAGATAaggagaataagaagaagaggaGCAAGAAGCAACCAAAGGAATGGAGGTGTGTAGATAGTTGTTGCTGGTTTATTGGGTATTTGTGTACCACTTGGTGGCTTCTGTTGTTTCTCTACCACAGTTTACCACCCACAATAACTGGTTTTCATGTACCGGAATCGCCCGGGGAGAGGCTCAGGCGAGAGGGCTTGACACCACTTCACCCTGTTGTTATGGTCCCTGGCATAGTCACTGGTGGGCTTGAGCTTTGGGAAGGCAGGCCTTGTTCTGAGGGACTTTTTCGTAAGAGGCTTTGGGGTGGTAGTTTCACTGAAATCTTCAAAAG GCCATTGTGTTGGTTGGAACACCTATCACTACACAACGAAACAGGGCTCGACCCGCCTGGGATTCGAGTCCGAGCGGTTTCAGGACTTGTTGCAGCTGACTATTTTGCTCCTGGCTACTTTGTTTGGGCAGTTCTTATCGAGAATTTAGCCAAAATTGGTTATGAAGGGAAGGACATGTATATGGCAGCCTATGATTGGAGACTATCTTTTCAGAATACAGAG ATTAGGGACCAagctctaagtagattgaagagtAAAATTGAGCTCATGTATGTGACCAATGGCTATAAGAAAGTGGTGGTGGTGCCTCATTCTATGGGGGTCATTTATTTCCTTCACTTCATGAAATGGGTTGAATCACCTCCACCTATGGGAGGTGGTGGTGGTCCAGATTGGTGTGCCAAGCACATCAAAGCAATCATGAATATTGGTCCAGCTTTTCTTGGTGTTCCAAAGGCTGTAAGTAACCTATTTTCGGCCGAGGGTAAAGATGTGGCATTTCTCAG GGCTATGGCTCCGGGAGTTTTAGACTATGACATTCTTGGCCTTCAAACACTTGAACATCTTATGCGAGTTTCTCGAACTTGGGATTCCACCATTTCATTATTGCCAAAAGGTGGAGATACTATTTGGGGCAATTTAGATTGGTCTCCTGAGGAAGGACTTAGTTGTGATTTGGATAAGAGAGGAAATACACAACAACTCTCTTCAAGTGACACTAATTTCAATCACAGTGATGGAGGTAGAGGTTTTCGAATAAAAGAGCCTGTTAAGTATGGAAGAATAATCTCTTTTGGAAAGGCAGCATCACAGATTCCTTCTTCTCATCTTCCTCCTCCTGATTTGAAG GAACTTCTCCAAATGCGATCCTCAACTGGACTTAATTTATCATGTAGTGGTGAGGTTTGGACTGAATATGATGAAGTAAGCAGAGAAAACATCAGAAAATTAGCTGAAAACAAGGCCTACACAGCTGAAAATGCCTTTGATTTACTGCGTTTTGTGGCTCCGAAACTGATGCAACGGGCCGAGGCTCACTTCTCTCATGGAATAGCTGATAATCTTGATGATCCTAAGTACACACACTACAAGTACTGGTCAAATCCACTTGAAACCAA GCTACCTCATGCTCCTGATATGGAGATTTACTCTCTTTATGGAGTTGGAATCCCTACAGAAAGATCATATGTATATAAAATGTCTCCTTCAAGCAAGTGCAAGAGCATTCCCTTTCGAATAGATAGCTCGGCCGATGGCCAAGCAGACAGCTGCCTAAAGAATGGAGTATACTTTGTGGATGGTGATGAGAGTGTTCCGGTTTTGAGTGCAGGCTTCATGTGTGCCAAAGGGTGGCGAGGAAAGACTAGATTCAACCCGTCCGGCATAGCTACTTACATAAGAGAGTACCGACACAAAGCGCCATCGAGCCTGCTGCAGGGCAGGGGTTTGGAGAGTGGTGCACATGTTGACATCATGGGAAATGTTGCTTTGATTGAAGATGTTTTGAGGGTGGCTGCTGGAGCCAGTGGCAAAGATATTGGAGGCGACCGCATACATTCGGATATCATGAAAATGTCTCAGAGAATAAATCTTCAGCTGTGA